TTAAAATAATTCAATTGCCATTTTTGTGTAGCCAGAGCCGTTCGGTTTAATCCAGAACACCACGGTGGATAAAATCGCATAGCCATTTTTCCAACTTGATCCTTAGTAGACAGGATCTGCTTTTCTATCGCCACTTCTATAGGAATAATAAACATTCCCCTTTTATTAGAATCACATAGGACGATCACTAATTTTTCTGGACTATTTATCGCTTGGAAAGGTCTATTTTTTTGTGTCTCATCTTTTTCCCAAAAGGCAACAAAGTACCCGGGCTTCTTAAGTGTTTTTTTGCCTAGTCTACTTCTAATTCTGATCTTGGACTCACTAAGAGTAAACACTGCCCCCTCATATTCTTTATTCTGTTTTTCGTAATCACATCGTTCAAAATGACCGAATTCTCTTCTTAGAATATCCATTGACTGCATTAAAAATTCCTTCTTCTATTTGACTTGTGGTAATCATCTATTCAGTTTCTAACACAATCTAATTATACGAACGTACGTTCTTTTTGTAAAGGGGAACATCTTTTTAAATTTACAAATATTATATTTTTTTCAATTTATCGATAAAATTGCTATCTAAAAAAGAAAAAAAGCTTTATAGTTATCTTACAAAGTAGTTGCTTAAGGAGTGAAGCATGTGTCTTTTTATGAAAAATTTATTCACAATATCCGTCTTAGACGTTTTTTTGTTTTAGCCGTCATTATTTTTATTCTTTTTTTAGCCAAAAGTATGATCACAATGATTTTATTGACCTTTATTTTTACTTTTTTGGCGCTTCATCTCGTAAAGTTCATTCAGCACTTTGCGAAGATTCCATCTCTAGTTCTTGTCTTGATCACGTATTCTCTGATTGTCTTTTTGGTCTATCTGGCAATCACTAAATATGTACCTGTCTTAGCAAAACAAACCATTCAAATGTATAATTCGGTCGTCCATTTTTATCAAAATCCTGCAAATAGCGATAATCAGCTGCTTGCAGTCATTGATGATTATTTGGAAAAATCAAACCTCACGTCTCAGATTCAAAATGGCGCCAGCACGCTCTTGCGTTATGTTCAGGATATTGGTTCACTTGGACTGTCTGTAGTTCTTTCATTTATCTTAAGTTTCTTTTTTATGATCGAAAAAAAACAGATGGCTGATTTTTCTAAATTATTTCTTAAAAGTGATTTTGATTGGTTCTTCCAAGATATTTACTATTTTGCAGATAAGTTCGTCAATACCTTTGTTGTTGTAATGGAAGCCCAATTTTTTATTGCCGTCGTTAATACTGCAATCACAACGATTTGTTTAGCATTGATCGGTTTTTCTCAGTTGCCAAGTCTGGCGATCATGATTTTTATTTTAAGTCTGATTCCTGTAGCTGGCGTGATCGTTTCTTGTATTCCGTTGAGTTTTATCGCCTATTCTCAAGGCGGGATCAATGATGTGATTTATATTTTAGCGGTGATTCTTATCGTACATTTATTTGAATCTTATGTATTGAATCCTAAATTCATGTCCAGTAAAACAGATTTGCCGATTTTTTATACATTTGTCATCTTATTGGTCAGTGAACGACTTTTTGGTGTTTGGGGGTTGATTGTTGGAATTCCGATTTTCACCTTCTTTTTAGATATCTTAAAGGTCAAACCGATCCATTCAGCAAACGAACAACTAGACAATTCTATATAAAAAAAGTGATGAACAGACTAATCTGTTCATCACTTTTTTGTGGTTTTAGCAGGTTTTTGTACTTGGAAAATCAGTCAGGAAGCAAAGACTAATTGATTTCGGACTAAATAACTAGCTTGTTTCAGCTACCTGTCCAAGATCCCAATACACTGCCATATATAAGGAAAATCAATTCCTTTGCTTCCTCTGAAGCAAAAACTAGGCTGTTCCTTTTCAAGAACACTAGCTGAACCACCCTTTTTATTGTAGAATAAATTCTTTAGACAACTTTTCTTTATTACTGAATAATTTCGTTGCCTCTACAGAAACCGGTGCACTTAAATCACTTAACTTATAAGGTACTTTTAAATTCAGTGTTGCTCCTGGCTGAATTTCTGTCATTGAATCTACATACCCCTCTTCAGCCATAATTGCCAATTGCAATGCCGCGCCATTTTGGAAAGCTTTCGTTGTGATCGAGGTCAAAAACATTGCATTTGTATCGCTATTATTCGTAAATTCATACTCCACGACACCAACATCTGCACCACTGTAATCTTTAGCAAAAGTAAACTCTTTGATCGCTACGTGATACTCACCCAAATCACCAGCATCTGTCACTGCTGGAGCTTCTGACTCTTTGTTTTTGACAACCGTACTTGTTGTTTCTTCTTTTTTGGAAGGCGTCTCTTTTTTGTCATCAGAGCCCATATTGACTAACACTCCACCCACAACTAATACACCAATACCTATCAAAACGATTTTCTTCATGTTCATGTTTTTTGTCTCCTTTGTTATTTAGTCCGTTGATACATCTTGATCATACGGAATAACCAAAGGAAAATCTTATGCATCGAGCATAGTTAGAAATAATTATTTTATGGTACTCGCTGTTCACCACGAAGTAGTGAACAAAGTGCAAGCCAAAAAAGCCCCAGTAAGATATAGCCAAAAATTCTAACTATACGTTTTTTTGACTTTAATAAAGGAAGTTTACTATGAAAATCCATAAAATTAGTAAATAAAAATACAGGAAGAACAAAATAAAGCAGATCTTCAACTACTAGCCCTGATCGACCATTAGAACTTCCATTTCTCATAATATCCAACGGTAGACCTAATCCAATGAATACATAATAAATCACTGCAATCACTTTTTTCCATACAATATCCGTTCGAAATCCCGGCACATATTTTCTTAATATAGAAGAAGGATATGTCTTGACAACTTTCTGTGAGATATTTTGTTGCTGCTCTTTGTTCGCCGCATTTTTTTCAAGAATTTCTCTTATGCGATCTTCCTGACTAGCTTTCTTGGTCTCTTTTTCCTCAGACTGATAATTGAACTTCAGTTTTTTCCACTGCTCTTCAACTTCCCACTTCATTTCTAAGGCTGATTGATAGCGATCGTTAGGATCTAGCTTGGTTGCTTTTAGAATCAACGGTCGTAAAAATTTATTCGTACTTAACTGCTCTTTCGGGTACTTTTTCGTGGCGCAAACATTCATCACAACCCCTACAGAATACAGATCACTTCGTCTATCTGATTCAGCAAAACCAAATTGCTCCGGTGAGGCAAAACCGATCGTCCCCAACTGAACAGTATCTGTTTCTTTTCCGCCGTCAAAAGTCCGAACAGCATCAAAGTCGATCAATTTCAATAGACCATCATTCGTCAACATGATATTTCCGGGCTTAACATCCCGATGGATGATCCCTTTGCTATGCAAAGCAATTAGGGCATCCAACAATTCTAGCGTCATTTTTAAGAGTGTTTCTATTTCGATCATTTCAGACCGTTGAATAATTTGCGTCAATGTCTTTCCATGAATAAATTCTTCATACAAAAAAAGCTTCCCATCTTCAACCAATACTTCTTGGATTTTTGGTAAATGAGTGTGATCGAGTTCTTGAAGGGTGAGCAAATTTTCTTTTAGAAATAGCGGATAGTATTTTTTGACAAAGAATTCTTTTGTTTCCCTATTTCTGACCAAAACAGGACCATTGGGCTTGTCTGTCAAAGGCTCGATTTCTTTATATAGACTAACTCGTTCTTCTGTTACATTTTCCATCATCATTCTCCATTATTTGTTTGCTTGTTTCATTATAGCAAAGAAATCCGTTAAATGCGTTCTCACTTTAGTAAAATCGAGGTATAATGAAGTGAAGAGTTTAAGAAAGAGGAGACTCGTGACATGCTGGAAATAGATACGGAAAAGCTGCTCCATTCATTAAAAAAAGCAGAAAATTTTCAAACTGCGCTTGCAGAAACGGCACCCCATACGATCGATCAAACGGCTAAAAAATTCCTAAATCAATGGCTTGAGGCCAAACAAACAACAAAAAGTGCTGTCTTAAAAAAAGCAGGGATCACTGAAGCGACAGGCTACCAATATTTTGATGGCAAACGAAATCCTTCCAGAGAAAAAATAATCGCTTTAGCGATCGGCTTTTCCTTAACGTTGGAAGAAACCAATGAGTTACTGAAAAAAACGAGTTATGCTCAGCTCTATCCAAAACACCCTTGGGATGCAGTGGTCATCTACGGGCTCTCACATCGACTAACGATTTTAGAAATTGATGATTATTTATATGAAGCAGGACTTAAAACGTTTGGTGAATAACTGACAAAAATTACTTAGATTTGAGTAATGATCGACGTAAAAGAGACCGAAACAAAACGAACAATCAGTTTTGTTTGGTCTCTTTTCAATTACTTTTTCTGACGCTTACTATTTAAGGTAATAAAGCAGGATAAAATTGGCAATAAATAACAGAAAACAGCATAAGGCAAATACTCGATCGTTGAAATACCTAACGTTCCGGAAATGAAAACACCACTTACGCCCCATGGAATCAACGGATTTACTACAGACCCCGCATCATTCAAGCCTCTTGATAACAAGGTAAGAGGAACTTTTTTTTCTTTAAACTTATTGATAAATGATTTTCCAGGTAAAATGATCGACAGATACTGCTCGCCGATCAATACATTGATCCCAACAGAACTCAACATTGTAATCAAA
This sequence is a window from Enterococcus wangshanyuanii. Protein-coding genes within it:
- a CDS encoding serine/threonine-protein kinase, whose translation is MENVTEERVSLYKEIEPLTDKPNGPVLVRNRETKEFFVKKYYPLFLKENLLTLQELDHTHLPKIQEVLVEDGKLFLYEEFIHGKTLTQIIQRSEMIEIETLLKMTLELLDALIALHSKGIIHRDVKPGNIMLTNDGLLKLIDFDAVRTFDGGKETDTVQLGTIGFASPEQFGFAESDRRSDLYSVGVVMNVCATKKYPKEQLSTNKFLRPLILKATKLDPNDRYQSALEMKWEVEEQWKKLKFNYQSEEKETKKASQEDRIREILEKNAANKEQQQNISQKVVKTYPSSILRKYVPGFRTDIVWKKVIAVIYYVFIGLGLPLDIMRNGSSNGRSGLVVEDLLYFVLPVFLFTNFMDFHSKLPLLKSKKRIVRIFGYILLGLFWLALCSLLRGEQRVP
- a CDS encoding helix-turn-helix domain-containing protein, producing MLEIDTEKLLHSLKKAENFQTALAETAPHTIDQTAKKFLNQWLEAKQTTKSAVLKKAGITEATGYQYFDGKRNPSREKIIALAIGFSLTLEETNELLKKTSYAQLYPKHPWDAVVIYGLSHRLTILEIDDYLYEAGLKTFGE
- a CDS encoding DUF5067 domain-containing protein, producing MNMKKIVLIGIGVLVVGGVLVNMGSDDKKETPSKKEETTSTVVKNKESEAPAVTDAGDLGEYHVAIKEFTFAKDYSGADVGVVEYEFTNNSDTNAMFLTSITTKAFQNGAALQLAIMAEEGYVDSMTEIQPGATLNLKVPYKLSDLSAPVSVEATKLFSNKEKLSKEFILQ
- a CDS encoding MepB family protein, with amino-acid sequence MQSMDILRREFGHFERCDYEKQNKEYEGAVFTLSESKIRIRSRLGKKTLKKPGYFVAFWEKDETQKNRPFQAINSPEKLVIVLCDSNKRGMFIIPIEVAIEKQILSTKDQVGKMAMRFYPPWCSGLNRTALATQKWQLNYFKDYSDTDF
- a CDS encoding AI-2E family transporter; this translates as MSFYEKFIHNIRLRRFFVLAVIIFILFLAKSMITMILLTFIFTFLALHLVKFIQHFAKIPSLVLVLITYSLIVFLVYLAITKYVPVLAKQTIQMYNSVVHFYQNPANSDNQLLAVIDDYLEKSNLTSQIQNGASTLLRYVQDIGSLGLSVVLSFILSFFFMIEKKQMADFSKLFLKSDFDWFFQDIYYFADKFVNTFVVVMEAQFFIAVVNTAITTICLALIGFSQLPSLAIMIFILSLIPVAGVIVSCIPLSFIAYSQGGINDVIYILAVILIVHLFESYVLNPKFMSSKTDLPIFYTFVILLVSERLFGVWGLIVGIPIFTFFLDILKVKPIHSANEQLDNSI